The following proteins are encoded in a genomic region of Gadus macrocephalus chromosome 19, ASM3116895v1:
- the brcc3 gene encoding lys-63-specific deubiquitinase: MAISAVHLEADAFLVCMNHALSTEKEEVMGLCLGEMETDRIVHIHSVIILRRSDKRKDRVEISPEQLSAASTEAERLAELTGKPLLRVVGWYHSHPHITVWPSHVDVRTQAMYQMMDQGFVGLIFSCFIEDKNTKTGRVLFTCFQSTQAQKGAEYERVEVPVHVVPRDSVGKACLESAVELPRILCQEEQDTYRKIHSLSHLDPITKIHNGSVFTKNLCSQMSAVSGPLLQWLEDRLDQNQQNIADLQLEKERLQLELASM; encoded by the coding sequence ATGGCCATCAGCGCGGTCCACCTGGAGGCGGACGCCTTCCTTGTGTGCATGAACCACGCGCTGAgcacggagaaggaggaggtgatgggccTGTGTCTCGGCGAGATGGAGACGGACCGCATCGTCCACATTCACTCCGTCATCATCCTGCGGCGCTCCGACAAGAGGAAGGACAGAGTGGAGATCTCCCCGGAGCAGCTGTCCGCTGCCTCCACCGAGGCAGAGCGGCTGGCGGAGCTGACGGGGAAGCCCCTGCTCCGGGTGGTGGGCTGGTACCACTCCCACCCCCACATCACCGTCTGGCCCTCTCACGTGGACGTCAGGACCCAGGCCATGTACCAGATGATGGACCAGGGCTTCGTGGGCCTCATCTTCTCCTGCTTCATCGAGGACAAGAACACCAAGACGGGCCGCGTCCTCTTCACCTGCTTCCAGTCCACGCAGGCGCAGAAGGGCGCGGAGTACGAGCGGGTGGAGGTCCCGGTGCACGTCGTGCCCCGGGACTCGGTGGGCAAGGCGTGTCTAGAGTCTGCCGTGGAGTTGCCGCGGATCCTGTGCCAGGAGGAACAGGACACGTACAGGAAGATCCACAGTCTGAGCCACCTGGACCCCATCACGAAGATCCACAACGGCTCCGTGTTCACCAAGAACCTGTGCAGCCAGATGTCCGCCGTCAGCGGGCCCCTGCTGCAGTGGCTGGAGGACCGGCTTGACCAGAACCAGCAGAACATCGCCGACCtgcagctggagaaggagaggctGCAGCTAGAGCTGGCCAGCATGTAG
- the pum3 gene encoding pumilio homolog 3 isoform X1 yields METKTKKTFSPNRGKKFDRKFKGKDSMGTKFGGKPGSKPGFKKQFKPYDNTQKKDDGGKKKFGFTKQEGHSFQKRKMPEDDGGHGQGVQKKMKMTADGEKTDWADFKVQKKDLKNHRQQSEKKDIFDIICRAKQIWESLRRKDCTSEKKAKLMDELYRMIQGKIKQMSFAHDSVRVIQTFIQFANHEQRQEVFEDLKADMVVLSKSKYGRHLVKRLLMHGKKELVAEVMQTFKGSVRPMLRHATASAIIEYAYNDKAVLAQRLMLTEELYGNTFTLSKSPECPTLEKVVAADPDKLLRILDEMKSTLTPMAQKEQVIKHSLVHKVFLDYFLCAPEKQRTEMIEAIREAVVYMAYTHDGARVAMHCLWHGTPKDRKVIIKTMKTYMVKFATGEFGHLVLLAIFDCVDDTKLIKQTVLAELLTSLDEVIKNKYGKKVLLYLLKPRDPDHILPEVIKFLEKGDGNAHSKKEPEIRKKELLEVVSPPLLEYLRDNAVSMVMDKGLSVIVRDILLSAAGDLRPAMKAVAKPASLELVPGGINKQLHMAEHPAGHIVLKWLIENDKALAELGREERFSRILLDTVGEEQLGTWVAVNRGALILCSLLKCVDQSVVEEVRSELEAIVPKLRKMTDNKGVENLLEQLSAQ; encoded by the exons ATGgaaacaaaaaccaaaaagacaTTTTCACCCAACCGGGGAAAGAAGTTCGACAGGAAGTTCAAAGGGAAAG ATTCCATGGGGACCAAATTTGGAGGGAAGCCCGGCAGCAAACCCGGCTTTAAAAAGCAGTTCAAACCATACGACAACACACAGAAGAAAGATGATGGGGGGAAGAAGAAGTTTGGATTCACGAAACAAGAAGGTCACAGCTTTCAGAAGAGGAAGATGCCAGAAGACGATG GCGGACATGGACAAGGagttcagaagaagatgaaaatgacagcagatggag AAAAAACAGACTGGGCCGACTTCAAGGTGCAGAAGAAGGACTTGAAGAACCACCGACAGCAGTCGGAGAAGAAGGACATCTTTGACATCATCTGTCGCGCAAAACAAATCTGGGAGTCACTGCGGAG AAAGGACTGCACCAGTGAAAAGAAAGCAAAGCTGATGGATGAGCTTTATCGCATGATCCAGGGCAAGATCAAACAG atgtcgTTCGCCCATGACTCGGTCAGAGTGATTCAGACGTTCATACAGTTCGCCAACCATGAGCAGAGACAGGAAGTCTTCGAGGACCTCAAAG CTGACATGGTGGTGCTGAGTAAGTCCAAATATGGCCGACATCTGGTGAAGAGACTCCTCATGCACGG GAAGAAGGAGCTGGTTGCCGAGGTAATGCAGACGTTCAAAGGAAGCGTGCGTCCCATGCTTCGCCACGCAACGGCGTCGGCCATCATCGAGTACGCCTACAACGACAAGGCCGTCCTCGCCCAGAGACTGATGCTGACAGAGGAGCTGTACGGGAACACCTTCACCCTcagcaag TCCCCAGAGTGTCCGACTCTAGAGAAGGTTGTTGCGGCCGATCCTGACAAGCTGCTCCGCATCCTGGATGAGATGAAGTCCACACTCACACCCATGGCACAGAA GGAACAGGTCATCAAACACTCTCTGGTCCACAAGGTGTTCCTGGACTACTTCCTGTGTGCTCCTGAGAAACAGAGAACG GAGATGATCGAGGCCATCCGAGAGGCCGTGGTGTACATGGCGTACACACACGACGGGGCCCGCGTGGCCATGCACTGTCTCTGGCACGGCACCCccaag GACAGGAAAGTCATCATCAAGACTATGAAGACGTACATGGTGAAGTTCGCTACG GGGGAGTTTGGACATCTGGTCCTGCTGGCCATATTCGACTGTGTGGACGACACCAAGCTCATCAAACAAACCGTCTTAGCG GAGCTGCTGACCTCTCTGGACGAGGTGATCAAAAATAAGTATGGAAAGAAGGTCCTGCTGTACCTGCTGAAGCCCCGCGACCCCGACCACATCCTGCCAGAGGTCATCAAGTTCCTGGAGAAGGGAGACGGCAACGCACACAG TAAAAAGGAACCAGAGATCCGTAagaaggagctgctggaggtggtgTCCCCGCCCCTGCTGGAGTATCTCCGTGACAACGCCGTCAGCATGGTGATGGACAAGGGTCTGAGTGTCATTGTGAGGGACATCCTGCTGTCAGCGGCGGGGGACCTCCGGCCTGCCATGAAGGCCGTGGCAAAGCCCGCCTCCCTGGAGCTGGTCCCGGGGGGGATTAACAAACAG ctCCACATGGCGGAGCACCCAGCCGGCCACATCGTCCTGAAGTGGCTGATAGAGAACGACAAGGCGCTGGCGGAGCTCGGTAGAGAAG AGCGGTTCAGCAGGATCCTCCTGGACACGGTGGGGGAGGAGCAGCTCGGGACCTGGGTGGCAGTCAACAGAGGGGCCCTGATCCTCTGCAG tctccTGAAGTGTGTGGACCAGAGTGTGGTGGAAGAGGTCCGGTCGGAGTTGGAGGCCATCGTGCCTAAACTCCGTAAGATGACCGACAACAAAGGAGTAGAGAACCTTCTGGAGCAGCTCTCTGCTCAGTGA
- the pum3 gene encoding pumilio homolog 3 isoform X2, which produces MEVGVYWADFKVQKKDLKNHRQQSEKKDIFDIICRAKQIWESLRRKDCTSEKKAKLMDELYRMIQGKIKQMSFAHDSVRVIQTFIQFANHEQRQEVFEDLKADMVVLSKSKYGRHLVKRLLMHGKKELVAEVMQTFKGSVRPMLRHATASAIIEYAYNDKAVLAQRLMLTEELYGNTFTLSKSPECPTLEKVVAADPDKLLRILDEMKSTLTPMAQKEQVIKHSLVHKVFLDYFLCAPEKQRTEMIEAIREAVVYMAYTHDGARVAMHCLWHGTPKDRKVIIKTMKTYMVKFATGEFGHLVLLAIFDCVDDTKLIKQTVLAELLTSLDEVIKNKYGKKVLLYLLKPRDPDHILPEVIKFLEKGDGNAHSKKEPEIRKKELLEVVSPPLLEYLRDNAVSMVMDKGLSVIVRDILLSAAGDLRPAMKAVAKPASLELVPGGINKQLHMAEHPAGHIVLKWLIENDKALAELGREERFSRILLDTVGEEQLGTWVAVNRGALILCSLLKCVDQSVVEEVRSELEAIVPKLRKMTDNKGVENLLEQLSAQ; this is translated from the exons atggaggtaggtgtgt ACTGGGCCGACTTCAAGGTGCAGAAGAAGGACTTGAAGAACCACCGACAGCAGTCGGAGAAGAAGGACATCTTTGACATCATCTGTCGCGCAAAACAAATCTGGGAGTCACTGCGGAG AAAGGACTGCACCAGTGAAAAGAAAGCAAAGCTGATGGATGAGCTTTATCGCATGATCCAGGGCAAGATCAAACAG atgtcgTTCGCCCATGACTCGGTCAGAGTGATTCAGACGTTCATACAGTTCGCCAACCATGAGCAGAGACAGGAAGTCTTCGAGGACCTCAAAG CTGACATGGTGGTGCTGAGTAAGTCCAAATATGGCCGACATCTGGTGAAGAGACTCCTCATGCACGG GAAGAAGGAGCTGGTTGCCGAGGTAATGCAGACGTTCAAAGGAAGCGTGCGTCCCATGCTTCGCCACGCAACGGCGTCGGCCATCATCGAGTACGCCTACAACGACAAGGCCGTCCTCGCCCAGAGACTGATGCTGACAGAGGAGCTGTACGGGAACACCTTCACCCTcagcaag TCCCCAGAGTGTCCGACTCTAGAGAAGGTTGTTGCGGCCGATCCTGACAAGCTGCTCCGCATCCTGGATGAGATGAAGTCCACACTCACACCCATGGCACAGAA GGAACAGGTCATCAAACACTCTCTGGTCCACAAGGTGTTCCTGGACTACTTCCTGTGTGCTCCTGAGAAACAGAGAACG GAGATGATCGAGGCCATCCGAGAGGCCGTGGTGTACATGGCGTACACACACGACGGGGCCCGCGTGGCCATGCACTGTCTCTGGCACGGCACCCccaag GACAGGAAAGTCATCATCAAGACTATGAAGACGTACATGGTGAAGTTCGCTACG GGGGAGTTTGGACATCTGGTCCTGCTGGCCATATTCGACTGTGTGGACGACACCAAGCTCATCAAACAAACCGTCTTAGCG GAGCTGCTGACCTCTCTGGACGAGGTGATCAAAAATAAGTATGGAAAGAAGGTCCTGCTGTACCTGCTGAAGCCCCGCGACCCCGACCACATCCTGCCAGAGGTCATCAAGTTCCTGGAGAAGGGAGACGGCAACGCACACAG TAAAAAGGAACCAGAGATCCGTAagaaggagctgctggaggtggtgTCCCCGCCCCTGCTGGAGTATCTCCGTGACAACGCCGTCAGCATGGTGATGGACAAGGGTCTGAGTGTCATTGTGAGGGACATCCTGCTGTCAGCGGCGGGGGACCTCCGGCCTGCCATGAAGGCCGTGGCAAAGCCCGCCTCCCTGGAGCTGGTCCCGGGGGGGATTAACAAACAG ctCCACATGGCGGAGCACCCAGCCGGCCACATCGTCCTGAAGTGGCTGATAGAGAACGACAAGGCGCTGGCGGAGCTCGGTAGAGAAG AGCGGTTCAGCAGGATCCTCCTGGACACGGTGGGGGAGGAGCAGCTCGGGACCTGGGTGGCAGTCAACAGAGGGGCCCTGATCCTCTGCAG tctccTGAAGTGTGTGGACCAGAGTGTGGTGGAAGAGGTCCGGTCGGAGTTGGAGGCCATCGTGCCTAAACTCCGTAAGATGACCGACAACAAAGGAGTAGAGAACCTTCTGGAGCAGCTCTCTGCTCAGTGA